From the Bradyrhizobium ontarionense genome, the window CTCGAGCGTCACGTAGAGGGTCGCGCCCTTCGCGGCCGCGCCGGCACGCCTGAGCGCCTCCGGCTCGGCATGCGGGCGGCCACCCGGCTGGGTCCAGCCGCGGCCGACGATGATGCCGTCCTTGACCACCACGGCGCCGACGGCGGGATTGGGCCAGGTCCTGCCCTGCCCGCGCCGACCGAGCGTCAGCGCCAGCTGCATGAAGCGGCGATCGGCGTCCTTCTGTGCCTTCAGCTTTTCGCCGACCTGATCGACCAGGATCCGGAAGATCATTTGCGGACCGGCGCCAGCCGCGGCGCCTCGTCCTCGGCCGAGAGCTCGCCGAGCACGGCCTCGAAATCCTTGGCCTCGCGGAAATTGCGGTAGACCGAGGCGAAGCGGACATAGGCGACGTCATCGAGATCGCGCAGATGCTCCATCACGATCTCGCCGATCGCCTCCGAGGACACCTCCGACTCGCCGCCGCTCTCGAGCTCGCGCACGATCGCCGAGACCATCTTCTCGACCCGCTCCGGATCGACCGAGCGCTTGCGCAGCGAGATCTGCACCGAGCGCATCAGCTTGTCGCGATCGAACGGCACGCGGCGGCCGTTGCGCTTGATGACGGTCAGTTCGCGCAGCTGCACCCGCTCGAAGGTCGTGAAGCGGAAATTGCAGGTGACGCAGACCCGCCGCCGCCGGATCACCGAGGAATCCTCGGTGGGGCGGGAGTCCTTCACCTGCGTATCGAGGCTGTTGCAACTCGGGCAGCGCATTGTGGCTTCAAGCCTTACTGATAGATCGGGAACCGGTCGGTCAGCGCCTTCACCTTCTCCTTCACCGCGGCTTCGACCAGCGGCGCGCTGCCGTCCGGCGCCTGGGCGATCGCGTTCAGCACCTCGGCGATCAGGCCGCCGACCTGCTGGAATTCGGCGACGCCAAAGCCGCGGGTCGTCGCCGCCGGCGTGCCGAGCCGCAGGCCCGAGGTGACGAACGGCTTCTCGGGGTCGAACGGAATGCCGTTCTTGTTGCAGGTGATGCCGGCGCGGACCAGCGCCTTCTCCGAGACGTTGCCCTTCAGCGCCTTGGGCCTGAGGTCAACCAGCATCAAATGGTTGTCGGTGCCGCCGGAGACGATGTCGAAGCCTTGGGCACGCAGCGATTCCGCCAGCGCCTTCGCGTTCTCGACGATGTTCTTCGCGTAAGTCTTGAACTCCGGCCGCAGCGCCTCGGCAAAGGCGACCGCCTTGGCCGCGATCACGTGCATCAGCGGGCCGCCCTGCAGGCCCGGGAAGATCGCCGAGTTCAGCTTCTTGGTGAACTGCTCGTCGTTCCACAGAATCAGGCCGCCGCGCGGGCCGCGCAGCGACTTGTGCGTCGTGGTGGTGACGACGTGGGCATGAGGCAGCGGCGAGGCATGGACGCCGCCTGCGACGAGGCCGGCGAAATGCGCCATGTCGACCAGGAAGTAAGCGCCAACGTGGTCGGCGATCTCACGGAAGCGCTTGAAGTCCCAAGGGCGCGAATAGGCGCTGCCGCCGGCGATGATCAGCTTGGGCTTCACCTGCTCTGCCTGGCTGGCGACCGCATCCATGTCGATCAGCTGGTCCTCGCGCCGCACCGTGTAGTGCGAGGCCTTGAACCACTTGCCGGACATGTTGACCGGCGAGCCATGGGTCAGATGGCCGCCCGCGGCGAGATCGAGGCCCATGAAGGTGTCGCCCGGCTGCAGCAGCGCCAGGAACACGGCCTGGTTCATCTGGCTGCCCGAGTTCGGCTGGACGTTGGCGAAATTGGCGCCGAACAGCTTCTTGGCGCGGTCGATCGCGAGGTTCTCGGCGACGTCGACCCACTCGCAGCCGCCGTAATAGCGCGCGCCCGGATAGCCCTCGGCGTATTTGTTGGTCATCACCGAGCCCTGGGCCTCCAGCACGGCCCGGCTGACGATGTTCTCCGAGGCGATCAGCTCGATTTCGTGCCGTTGCCGACCGAGCTCACCCTTGATGGCGGCGGCGATTTCGGGATCGGCCTCGGCCAGGGTGGCGGAAAAGAAGGAATCG encodes:
- the nrdR gene encoding transcriptional regulator NrdR, translated to MRCPSCNSLDTQVKDSRPTEDSSVIRRRRVCVTCNFRFTTFERVQLRELTVIKRNGRRVPFDRDKLMRSVQISLRKRSVDPERVEKMVSAIVRELESGGESEVSSEAIGEIVMEHLRDLDDVAYVRFASVYRNFREAKDFEAVLGELSAEDEAPRLAPVRK
- the glyA gene encoding serine hydroxymethyltransferase, which codes for MTASSAKPASSVDSFFSATLAEADPEIAAAIKGELGRQRHEIELIASENIVSRAVLEAQGSVMTNKYAEGYPGARYYGGCEWVDVAENLAIDRAKKLFGANFANVQPNSGSQMNQAVFLALLQPGDTFMGLDLAAGGHLTHGSPVNMSGKWFKASHYTVRREDQLIDMDAVASQAEQVKPKLIIAGGSAYSRPWDFKRFREIADHVGAYFLVDMAHFAGLVAGGVHASPLPHAHVVTTTTHKSLRGPRGGLILWNDEQFTKKLNSAIFPGLQGGPLMHVIAAKAVAFAEALRPEFKTYAKNIVENAKALAESLRAQGFDIVSGGTDNHLMLVDLRPKALKGNVSEKALVRAGITCNKNGIPFDPEKPFVTSGLRLGTPAATTRGFGVAEFQQVGGLIAEVLNAIAQAPDGSAPLVEAAVKEKVKALTDRFPIYQ